A region from the Silene latifolia isolate original U9 population chromosome 7, ASM4854445v1, whole genome shotgun sequence genome encodes:
- the LOC141592794 gene encoding pentatricopeptide repeat-containing protein At5g46460, mitochondrial codes for MQRFSPTFPHIRLPFKFRWTSRTQFCSTISCHIKSHRLDDARRIFDKIRCPNAHLYTKMINGYMRNYRLNDAFQLFDEMPVRDVVAWNSMIKGCVDCGELVKARELFDRMPERNVVSSTTMVNGYMKFGKVEVAEELFREMGFRDVAAWNAMIHGYFVNGRVDEAMKVFEEMPSKNVISWTAMISGLDQNGRSFEAFRLSKRMIGSGIEPTASTFSCLITACVNVMVVELGTQFHGRIVKLGYIWDEFVASSLITLYANCKRLEDSCRVFREKVHDSVVVWTSLLTGYSLNSMHDDALTVFRDMTKLGISPNESSFTSALNSCCAMVSLDKGRVIHGNTIKLGFDASGFVGNSLVTLYSKCGNIQEAVKSFEGIKAKNLVSWNSIIVGCGHHGRSMWALIFFARMIRFEVEPDEISLTGLLHCASHSGMFIKGRGIFMYFCKKLPTKVNLQHYACMVDIICRSGNLEEAEEFVKNMPIKPNSLVLLELLSACRVHSNIEIAERVSKQILLLDPQFTAAYTLLSNLYASAGRWDDVTRIRSEMIKRNITKQGGHSWIDKGGEKLAVLSGQ; via the coding sequence ATGCAAAGATTTTCCCCCACTTTCCCACACATCAGATTACCATTCAAATTTCGATGGACTTCAAGAACACAATTTTGCTCCACAATATCCTGTCACATTAAAAGTCATAGATTAGATGATGCCCGTCGTATTTTCGACAAAATCCGATGTCCGAATGCACATTTATATACCAAAATGATTAATGGGTATATGAGAAATTATCGGCTTAATGATGCATTCCaactgtttgatgaaatgcctgtGAGGGATGTTGTGGCTTGGAACTCTATGATTAAAGGGTGTGTGGATTGTGGGGAATTGGTGAAGGCTAGGGAGTTATTTGATCGAATGCCTGAGAGAAATGTCGTGTCTTCGACGACTATGGTTAATGGGTATATGAAATTTGGGAAGGTTGAGGTTGCTGAGGAATTGTTTAGGGAAATGGGTTTTAGGGATGTTGCTGCTTGGAATGCTATGATTCACGGGTATTTCGTAAATGGGAGAGTTGATGAGGCTATGAAGGTGTTTGAGGAGATGCCTAGTAAAAACGTAATTTCTTGGACCGCGATGATTAGTGGACTTGATCAAAATGGGAGAAGTTTCGAGGCTTTTAGATTGTCTAAGCGGATGATTGGTAGTGGGATTGAGCCGACAGCTAGCACGTTTTCATGTTTGATAACGGCTTGTGTAAATGTAATGGTGGTTGAACTTGGGACTCAGTTTCATGGCCGAATTGTGAAGTTGGGGTATATTTGGGATGAGTTTGTTGCTTCATCGCTTATTACATTATATGCAAATTGTAagaggttagaggattcttgCAGGGTCTTTCGTGAGAAGGTTCATGATAGTGTCGTAGTATGGACTTCACTCTTGACTGGCTATAGTTTAAACTCCATGCATGATGATGCATTGACGGTTTTCCGTGATATGACCAAATTGGGCATTTCTCCGAACGAGTCTTCTTTCACTAGCGCGTTGAATTCCTGCTGTGCCATGGTGTCACTAGACAAAGGGCGGGTGATTCATGGAAATACTATCAAACTAGGATTTGATGCTTCTGGATTCGTGGGGAATTCACTGGTAACTTTGTATTCGAAGTGTGGAAACATTCAAGAAGCAGTAAAATCATTTGAAGGGATAAAAGCAAAGAATTTGGTGTCGTGGAACTCGATTATTGTAGGATGTGGACATCATGGACGGTCTATGTGGGCACTCATATTTTTTGCTCGGATGATCCGCTTTGAGGTAGAACCAGATGAAATAAGCCTTACGGGCTTGCTCCATTGTGCAAGCCACTCTGGAATGTTTATCAAAGGAAGGggaatttttatgtatttttgcaaGAAGTTACCCACGAAAGTGAACCTTCAGCACTATGCGTGCATGGTAGACATTATCTGCCGATCTGGGAATCTTGAGGAGGCAGAGGAATTCGTTAAGAATATGCCTATAAAGCCAAACTCCTTAGTGTTATTAGAGCTACTTAGTGCGTGTAGAGTGCACTCTAATATTGAAATAGCGGAAAGAGTGTCAAAACAAATACTTCTTCTAGACCCACAGTTTACTGCAGCTTATACTTTACTGTCCAATCTTTATGCATCTGCTGGTAGATGGGATGATGTCACAAGAATAAGATCAGAGATGATAAAAAGAAATATTACAAAACAAGGAGGGCATAGTTGGATTGACAAGGGTGGAGAAAAGCTTGCAGTCTTATCTGGACAGTAA
- the LOC141592793 gene encoding uncharacterized protein LOC141592793: protein MMIVSQNTSFYLICPSKFKYPLAFSPSYSIPHPFHTSKSSSSPFSWRFHCLQATHGLRVPPLCSTVTTEIVETSEEELEFVEVGYISDVHGLQGEVRVKHNTDFPELRLSKPGKRWLRQQFYGKDKVLEVELVAGRGRPGDKSWIVKLDGFNDVDEARQLVGSTFLANKSDRPDLDEGEFYSRDLVGVRVIHKDTGEAVGTVVNVFNNGGNDLLQVKLELESSSEDKMSEISESAPLVWIPFVEAIVPVVDLEKREMQISPPKGLLELNIRTNEKSKKERRLLGWRERKKFQRRLISAKKKLCDLEQQHILHGLKYGERTHRNILAEQIVSVNSNLLLQAIKTLETPINGCSIRESNQDFLTWKTGKSVKISENNLASVSEDEPAGYLKHRESGLQLMSEGKLATVLVLSHRNRENYHEVDCVDLEDRDSSTISLLESLLVDMNKSIEAEKRKSMPIILISREENIQHLETLFASHDYFNYNSEKVRFLAEEKLPVVNNTVVDDKKNKVLMKSPWEILQTPIGSGGIMTGLLSNDILDDLLGAGVEYIEVCTLNERRLCGNPLFIGFVHSVETDIGIMTFEDKLEFEENFHIVLPLKSLKKLATHIEKVPWRVELKSNSHVELVDKKWVDVVPPTPNSYEFRLSLGSLLNPSVLPNACLVEVTD, encoded by the exons ATGATGATAGTATCTCAGAACACCTCATTCTATCTCATTTGCCCTTCAAAGTTCAAATACCCACTTGCTTTTTCTCCTTCATACTCTATTCCTCATCCATTTCATACCTCAAAATCATCATCTTCACCGTTTTCATGGCGTTTTCACTGTCTCCAAGCAACTCATGGGCTCAGAGTTCCTCCCCTTTGCAGTACTG TTACCACGGAGATTGTAGAGACAAGTGAAGAAGAGTTGGAGTTTGTGGAAGTTGGATACATATCTGATGTACATGGGCTTCAAGGAGAGGTTCGCGTAAAGCACAACACCGATTTCCCTGAGTTGCGCCTCTCAAAG ccGGGTAAAAGATGGTTGCGTCAACAGTTCTATGGaaaggataaggttcttgagGTTGAGCTCGTAGCAGGAAGAGGTCGTCCTGGAGACAAGAGTTGGATTGTTAAATTGGATGGCTTTAATGACGTGGACGAG GCCAGACAGCTTGTGGGGTCAACATTTCTGGCAAATAAAAGTGACAGACCGGATCTGGACGAAGGCGAATTTTATAGTCGTGATCTTGTTGGCGTACGAGTCATTCACAAG GACACAGGTGAAGCTGTGGGAACTGTTGTTAATGTCTTCAACAATGGTGGCAATGATTTATTACAAGTGAAGCTTGAATTAGAGTCTTCCTCTGAAGATAAGATGTCAGAGATATCTGAATCAGCTCCCCTTGTTTGGATTCCGTTTGTTGAAGCAATAGTTCCAGTTGTTGATTTGGAGAAAAGGGAAATGCAGATTTCTCCTCCAAAGGGTCTTCTAGAGTTGAATATACGTACTAATGAGAAGTCGAAGAAGGAAAGGCGTCTTCTT GGCTGGAGAGAAAGAAAGAAGTTTCAGAGGCGTCTGATTTCGGCAAAGAAGAAATTATGTGATTTAGAGCAACAACACATCCTTCATGGACTTAAATATGGAGAAAGAACTCACAGGAATATCCTCGCCGAGCAGATTGTCTCTGTGAATTCAAATCTGCTTCTGCAGGCAATAAAAACTCTTGAGACACCCATTAATGG GTGCAGTATAAGGGAGTCCAATCAAGATTTTTTGACATGGAAAACTGGCAAATCTGTAAAAATATCCGAGAATAACCTTGCAAGTGTAAGCGAAGATGAGCCAGCAGGATATCTTAAGCATAGAGAAAGTGGACTTCAACTCATGTCTGAAGGCAAACTTGCTACTGTCCTAGTGTTGAGCCATAGAAACCGAGAAAATTACCATGAAGTGGATTGTGTAGACCTTGAGGACCGTGATAGCTCAACGATTTCCCTATTGGAGAGTTTACTTGTGGACATGAACAAATCTATAGAG GCAGAAAAGCGCAAGTCTATGCCCATTATCTTGATCTCACGGGAAGAAAATATTCAACATCTTGAAACGTTATTTGCCAGTCATGATTACTTCAATTATAACTCAGAAAAG GTGAGATTTCTGGCAGAAGAGAAACTTCCTGTTGTTAACAACACAGTAGTAGACGACAAGAAGAATAAAGTGCTGATGAAGTCACCTTGGGAAATACTCCAAACGCCAATTGGATCAGGTGGAATCATGACCGGACTTTTATCCAATGATATATTAGACGATCTGCTTGGGGCAGGAGTAGAGTACATAGAG GTGTGCACGCTCAACGAGAGACGTCTTTGTGGAAACCCCTTGTTCATCGGCTTTGTTCATTCAGTTGAAACCGACATTGGCATCATGACTTTCGAAGATAAATTAGAGTTTGAAGAAAACTTCCATATTGTATTACCCTTGAAATCATTGAAAAAGTTGGCTACACATATTGAGAAAGTTCCATGGCGAGTTGAACTGAAGTCGAATTCACATGTCGAGTTGGTAGACAAGAAATGGGTGGATGTCGTTCCTCCCACGCCTAACTCGTATGAGTTCCGCCTTTCACTTGGGAGCTTACTCAATCCATCTGTACTACCCAATGCTTGCCTTGTTGAGGTTACCGACTAA